The Triplophysa dalaica isolate WHDGS20190420 chromosome 14, ASM1584641v1, whole genome shotgun sequence DNA window ATAAAGGCTTATATCAATCCTattgatgtttatgtttattgcgATCATTATCATTCTTAATAAcatattgttgtttattattgaaAGGTTACAGTGTTTATGCTTTACTATGCTCAGCCATCCTGGCAAAtgttatagacggtttcatcagacgcacgcagctggcctgaagttaacttctggtctgtgtttgtttatcagtctgTCGTTGGCTAGTaatatatcaatttattttagatttaatttgtattgtattgtatacaAAGCGTATTGACTTGAATTGAAACTACTCAACAATTCTTTGTGGTAGTTTACTGGAAGTCAAGTCTGGgacaaataacatttgtttatattgttgctgCTGGAATCGTCTATAGGAATAATTATCTTTCAGGTTTAGATGGAAACCAAGCACTGTGCATTTTGATGTGTTGAGTTCTGAATTTTATGACATGTAATATTtgggttttcttttttttttagatgtacaTAGCCTCTATTTCTTTGCATGCGCTCTGTCTCAGCGGTTTCCACTTCGTCACCTGTGTTAAAGTCCAGTGGAACGGTGGGTAATCTCACATTTATTCTTCATAATGCCATCTCGCACAAGTTAACGTGATAACAAATAacgtttaataaaacatgtcaatGTTGTCGTCCACAAGGATGCATTTGAGTTCAAGGAAATTCCAGCGTTCTCTGTGTTAAGAgtatctgatgtgtgtgtttatctctgtgttgtgttgtgtagaatGCAGTGATTTTTCTCCTCCTGTGGCCGTCATGCTCCTGATTTTCCTGTGTTTAGAGGCTCTGCTGTTTCTCACTTTCACCGCTGTGATGTTTGGCACTCAGATTCACTCCATCTGTAACGACGAGACGGTGGGAGCTGCTTgttactacaaaataaaattacattttgtaattcatatattaaaataacagtGCAAATTGAAATGAGAGGTACCTACGAAGAATatattatttgaatttaaatgtatgcacatTTTCCTCCCGGCAATcagcacagaaaaaaataagcgTAGGTCTATATACAACCAAACGAAACATTATAGATAAAGGAACCTGTAGACTATGTTTACGGTAGCGTAAATTTAACGTTTTCTCCCCGTAGGAAATCGAGAGGCTGAAGAATGAGAAGCCCACATGGGAGAGGCGGGTGCGATGGGAGGGAATGAAGGCTGTTTTTGGCGGCCCGCCGTCTCTTCTGTGGTTCAACCCTTTCGCTGGACTCCGCCTCCAGCGTCTGCTCATGGTCCGCGGTCGGAAGGGCGGGGCAGAGTTCTCTGTTTGAGCGAAGAATGTCGTACACTTGTATGCCTTTAACCCCGCTCAGATTGGAGTTCTTCCTTAATGCTGTGGCAGGTTTGATGGTACTACAATAAAATCCTGCACAATTATTGACGTTGCCCCTGGAACAACGACTCGACACGGCCCGTCTGTGTCCACACGTTATTACCTCCTAAGGCGGATCGTACTTGTTTTGCTTGCATCGTCTTCATGAACGTGCACACTCATGGATTTAGTTTCTTTTCAAGTGGACTAGGTTTTGGAAATCTCGAAACATTTAAAGGATGTCAATGTCTCTTATTCAGCCTAAAGAAATCACTTGCTGTTTAAATAGAGCTACTGTGTGACTAAACTCATTCTCATCTCCGGTTACCAAATGCTGGTTAATCAAACATCATAAACCAAACAGAATTTTGTGAGGGAATGTGTTTTGCCAAGAATGGTTTATCGGGTGAATCTCTGTTAGAAAATGTCGAGGTCATATTTCTCCtctaaaacaaaagaacaaagagtCTTGTTTAGGaccattgaaatgtttttagcATAGTTGACATACAGAAGTCTCATTCTGATAGATGCAATGTGAATGTGGACATTCTATATTTAATTCAATCATAGTATGCatttttgatttacagtaatGATTAGTTTAGTATTTGTTGGTGCTTTGCTACATTCACGCACCACAGACTTCTTGGTTTTCTGGTGAAATATTCATCCGAAACATTTCTTGAGATTCACCCTCATAGGTATTAAGAGCTTGCAGCCAGTATCTATCACACGTTTAGCACATAATgtaagtgatgatgtcattttaaatcatctTGTTTTCATGTATTGTAGAGATAACTAGAGCCTCGTTCTGTACAATGAACGCCAGTCCCACAAAATGCTTATAGCTAGATGAGTTTATATAGCTTATAGCCATATAGTTTATATAGCTTATAGCTATATAAATCTTACACATGCTGTTCTGGTAGATAAAGATAAATCACATTATGACATACGTGATTAAAGTATGTCCACATCAGGTCCATGATACTAAGCCAGCAACTGAACTGACTATCACAGAGGCTGACTATCCCATTTATTTCATGTCACATCgtgttttgttttcatcactTTTAATCTGTGGACTGCGTGTATTTTAGTTTAGATAATGGATTTTATGTTGACCACTGAGTTTTccttttggaaaatgtttttatgtaataaagCTGGAAGCCGTTTGGAAGGGTGCGTCTAACTGCAGGAATCTAACAAAACCTGCTGatataataaaagaataaacacTAAATTGTAATTTGCATAAAGAAAGTGGAGCACAAACCATATTGTCATATTCTGGCTGAAAACATCAAGAATGttttgttcaggtgtttttggTTGACTTTGGAAGCTCAGTTTGAGGGCTGAGAACAAGTCGTTTTGATTTGCAAAACACCATTAGTTTCATCACTAGCTTAATTTCCcttagtaaaaaatatttttttatcttctttttggTAGGAAATGTGACCCGAACAAGTTTTGTGAGATTCAAACTGTATGATTAAAATCGTAGTTTCTTCTcagaaataaatgacaaatgagagaacaaaaataatgtttgtgcaTGAGATCTATATCTCAGCTCTAGACCGGTGCAGGAGGTCACGTGGGGCTTTCTATCACACTCCATTTCAACAATCTATAGGTAAATCTTTATAAAACTCGTGGATATTATGTTTACAATACTgtcatgtgttttcatgtgtaaatTTGAAAATCAGAAAATGCGTCTTTGTGTCAAGTCCGGTCAGGAATGTCCATTATTTTCTATTTGAGATGAGATgcatttgaacaaaaatgacTAGTAATTCTGAACAAACTGACAAATGATTCTTGCATATTTATGATGCCAGATACATTAATATAGATCAAATCAATCAGAACGGTTTGTTTCTCCACCATTGCAATGCCAgcattttaatcatgttttgaGCGTCCCAtgttatgatttattttcaaaaacaacatTGAAGGACCTTGTTTTACACAATCCCTTAAGAGATTTTATTAATATGCCACTAGAGGAAGTATGAATTGTAAACTATAAGAGCAGTGCAAAGATTTTATAAGATGTTCCTCAGATTAGACTGGCtataatttctgttttattaaacaacatccAAGTCATTCTTTTTCTGTAAAGGGAATGTGTACTATATGCAATCCCTGAAGATTATGTGATGAGACGACATGCCTTTTATCAGCACATCCCTAAGAATGTATctcatatttttatacattttttttcttttgcgtAGAGGAACaattatttgtaatgtttttgaaGTAGACGTGTTTTGCATTATGTACTCTGACAGTATTTGCCTGACATCAGttctatttctaaaaaaaaaagtagACTTGTGACTCTAGATATTACTTGACTTTAAAACTAACTGTATAAGAGGGTTTTGGTCTTTGATCGATTGTTGAAAGCCTTGGATTTATAAACAAGTGTGATCACATGATCAGTGTGATACCTGTGGCCATAATGTcaacaaaatgtggaaaatgaaTCTCTAGTTTTTCCCAATATTCGATCATTCTTCTTACTGGCCTGAACTTGGCTTGTTGAAGACAGAGTTTGCAGGCAGGAAGCTACGGTTATAAAATGATGTCTGTAATAAATGTGTAAGCAAATATTGTTCTGATACTTTCATCAAGTGTCATGTTCTTTCTTATGTAAAGTTCTTTTACGTAATAAAGTCATTAGTTTTAAAAGTTACTGCAACCCAGTTGTTTTCAGGCCTTTTTTCAGTCATGTACGGATATGATGAAAGCACTTCTATTCAAATACTAACATAAAACTACTAAATACTAACTAAGAGCTGGACATCTAAACACCTACTCACTTTTTAATAAGTATTTTTACAATTACCTAGAAATGTCGACGTTTTCTATGATTTTGCCAAATTTAAATATCAGTGTATTTGAATGAACTCtccttaaaataattttctctttaaaatggtttgtaCAAATGTTACTATTTATCTATCTAATTTAAGTCTTATATATAATttgatacataaataaaaatgcgtGTATTTCACAACCTTTAACCGTCGTTTaattgtttctaaacagaaaacatgaatgGAAAGTCAACAGGATGTCGAGTTATAAAATGATAATTGTCAGATGTCACTGACACATATGGAATGGCTACACTTCTCTTTTGAATGTCGCACTTGTAACTCCTTACAAATGTGATAAAACTTTGCTTGAATGTAGAAAATTGTCCATTATGAGTTTTGGAGTTGGTATGCTTTTATGTGAGAGTGTCTTCATTCCTGATGAATTCTCCAACATCAGCCTGATGAAACACTACGATAGACATGGGATCAACTTTACGACACTCCTGTGTGGTCTTCGCTGCAACTCCAAAACCCTGAAATTGAGATGTTAAGGGCACCAATAAAtgtcaaacatttcaaacaaaaaacagttttaaaagaaatttatgtattttttctccCTTATAGTCAATCATTATAGTTCTACATGCTTCTTTGTACCAACTGAAGAATGAAGACAGTAAAATGTACTTAAACGTTGACTACGCTTTAGATGACAACAGTATTATTTCCTGAGCATTTTAAACACTGATCTCTTACCAGTGGTACGTCTGCCATGGAATACACCACCACTCCCTGATACTGCGCTGTGTTTTCTGTGATTCTCCCCAGGCCGGACTTTAAAACGTGATTGCCATACAGGAACGACTGCTCCGCCCCAGGCTTCACCCAAACCTTAAACTGCAATATCATACACATGGTGCATGGTATATTAAGTAATAATCAATGGATCAGTGACATTTGCAATGcatattattaaatgttaatatttgaagACATTTATGTCAACAAAGACGGAGAGACATCAGACTGATTGTTTACCTTGGCGTACGGTGCAAGAAAATCGAGAGCTGTGATGTGCAGACGGAACTTCAGTGTCTTTGTGAACTTTCCAAAACATGAACCAACTGACACAAGTTTATTTCTGGCGATGTTTGTTGCCAACTTCAGCATTTTCTCACTAGATGTGAATATACAAAAATCattaagcatttatttattgaaatcaacattatattaaaccatttaaagaaTGTACATTTAGAAGTTGACAGCTAGTGCAATAAAATACGCAGAATGTTTTTACCTCATATAATATACTCGATCATTATGAAGTCTGAAACAATAAGTCCCATCAGGCCGATCAACAAGAATTTTGATATTCTCTCCAATgctacaaacacaacaaacatttaaaatgtacatgttcATTGTGCCCAAAAGAGAGGAATGAATTTGACTTTGTGGCTTGAAAATTTCCAAACACTTTAtcactaaataaaacaatgttataaataataaaaccagGAAATCACATAACAAATgaattacataataaataaggaaaataaactgtattataaACAACTAATACAGCAAAGGacacataaaatacattacaaaacaatAGTAATTCAAATGGATTAAGTTCCCATTATTCACAATCTAAACAATTAATACATATCCATTATGTGTCTTAAACAACTGCAATACAACATAACGTTGTTTCAGATCAGAATACTCCGCTCATTCACACTTGATGACAAACTTCTACTCGATTTATAAGGTACTACTCGCAAGACTTTACTTACTATTTAGAGAGTTTTTCAAACATCGTTTTGGTTTCTTCATCGGTTAAAGGACGCATGATTAGTCGTGTTCTGTATAGCTACGATTATCGTAGCACTCGCGCTCCGCACACGTGTGAACAGCCCGTCGCGCAGCTCTGACGTCACtccttttaaataaagtttgttgACGCGTTTCGAATCAACAACGCTTCACTTTCGATCATGGCCGCCGTAGACGTGGAAGACGAGAGTATCCTGGCGTCAATCTTCAAAGACAGCTTTCCAGAGAACTGGAGGGAGAATCCGGACTTCGCGGCGTACTTGTCGGAGTTGAGCTCGTACGGCGTGGAGACATTAAACCGCGAACCCGAGCGTCTTTCTGAGGAGAGAGCTCAGATTCTCCAGCAGACCCGTGAGCTGGCCTTCAGAAACTACAAGACCTTCATCAGGACCGCGGACTGCACGCAGCAGATCTACGCTGACTTCAGCAAAGTGGAGAACAGCGTCTCGAAACTGTTGAACAAACTGCCCAGCTTTGGAGAGAAATGCAGGTGTGTGTCTGATATGAGCAGATCTGTCTTCCATGTTTAATTCACTTCTATGGTCACAATGTTGACAGGTGTACAAGAAGTCCTGCAGTGTGACAATTTATCAACATAAAATACTCCGTATACAGTTTAGACGGGATATATACAATATGTGCCATTTATGAAGTAATATAATGtacaaaaaggaaataaaagtgcataGGGTATTGTACTTTAAAaccctttacatttacatttagtcatttagcagacgcttttatccacaggtggggtaagcaatggaagcaattgggaaagcataagtacaacaaaagcataagtgcaatcaaaaaagactggtctcatataacctaacacagtatacaaagctgagttttatttattttatataaagagtagagaagaaataatAGTCAGAACTGGTCattcagatgttgacggaagagatgtgttttcagacatttcttaaagatTTATACAGACTGAAAAATTAAAACTTAATAATTAGAATTAAATGAGCATAAGAATGTACAAAGCAATAGGATGAGCAGAGAGAAGAAAGATATACATGAATATGTGATACTGTAGTGGAGGTTCATTATAAATACCATGTTGATGCTGTTTAATATGAAAACCAAAATGTAGTGTGTTTTTGACCGTATTCAAGTAGATTTGATGGTGTTCTGTTGGTTCTCATCAACAGTAAAGACCCACAGAGACTGTTAGTTTCCATTAAACCAATACAATCCCATTATCACCATCAGAATTCCtcatggtttctattgtttccTTTAGTAAGACTTATAAACAAGAGTCCCACGAAAAGAAATGAATTCAGATTACACATGtcaacatacatttacatttatgcatttggcagacgcttttatccaaagcgacttgcattgaattttcctatacatttatacttgggtatgtgcaatccctcgGGATCGATCCTAGaactttgcgttgttaatgcaatgctcttaccactgagctacaggaaagctgccCTTCTACGTAGTACTGGATCTGCTGTGAGAtattgttttgtgcactttcagggGTTTCATTAAAGGGGCGGAGGAGATCAGCGTTAGCAGACGCATGAACAGTCTGACACTGAATCGACACACTGAGATTCTGGAGATCCTGGAGATC harbors:
- the nip7 gene encoding 60S ribosome subunit biogenesis protein NIP7 homolog, which gives rise to MRPLTDEETKTMFEKLSKYIGENIKILVDRPDGTYCFRLHNDRVYYMSEKMLKLATNIARNKLVSVGSCFGKFTKTLKFRLHITALDFLAPYAKFKVWVKPGAEQSFLYGNHVLKSGLGRITENTAQYQGVVVYSMADVPLGFGVAAKTTQECRKVDPMSIVVFHQADVGEFIRNEDTLT